The genomic region actgtatattttttaatataactgattgaaagtaattcttgtcttagttacggattaacgaaacattttcttatgctattgctgctgctactgctattattactactactattcctgctactgctgctactacttttttgacttcatgcagcagtttaacctacatattgaattaaaaagttgacatattaattcttttattaaccgtggttatgaatgttcacattcagagttcctgtgaaaatgatgcaagtctgaatgcagtacctatgtctgacagccagggttgtcgggtatcccaatttaggcgggattctcccaatttcctggtagagtcccgattaaagggagtcgggattgacaaaaataccgattttacagatattaattagccttgaacatattattttaagcaaattagtctgtatttcccattattcgatattttatttatataatgacTCAAATGGTATTATTGTAAACATAGAGATAATCCGCGAATATTTAGGAAGTCTATGAAGTAGCCCAGCTGATTACCGTAAGacaactaaactcgcaaaataatacttcttctagttctactgcattgttgattattccgttccggtccctagtcgctgttctcgcaattagtaaacattgtaGATTTCAAGTGCATTGACTGGCAAGAAAGATAGCGtttgatatcgtactttacactaataacagagacatacaattgctgcgttttgtagtttagtgaactatgtttaaacatggattcatcgtcagatagtgaagCTGTTGCAGTActggttccaaaattaatttattagcaaattgttaaaacatagACTATTCGCGgtcagtaaaagaaaaaattattgtagtgctcactgtactgtgtgtccttcgtattttagtgtttctcacggaggtgaataggcctattatattaaaaagcacgtgaacactatgcagaaaactgctataaatcttatgatgggctaaattgttgacaagtctaatgtcttaggttagcttctgatatcccaacttccctcgcagaaaacctagcaactctgctgacagtagaAACAAggtattaaaggtatctcgcaaaggaagtattgttcctttaaacaaaagcatttagctttcggatacgcaatacaacacgtaggtattcaaatagcggtttcaaaatcccgcgcgttttctacctaacaaatggcggctttctgctgcttcaatttgggaacatatttctaagttctccgctacggcgtggtaggggctcgattggcccttcatgggctgtagcaccatgaatttacttttacttttcagCGAATGCTATATCCAAACTGGACGACTAGAGATCACCAATATTCTCTATAGCTATAAGCAGAATTATTCCAACTAACATCGTGTGCAAACATAATGTTAAATAATGAAGAAGATAAATAtgagacaaaattacaaattgataCACATAATATGTCGATTACATTTTAAAACCGATCTTATAATAtggtaatgtaggcctaattcaattAGATAGAAAATACTCCATCACTACatgcataatataggcctacattccctataaaaatagatattttgtgtttgtttttttacgtctgttagcgaataagaatttgtaattgcttcatgcgtcttaattgaagaggaagaaacgaaagaaatataggttacataatatatttgcaagaaacgacttgattactgtaatgggaacgcctcaaattatataattgttcgcaattttctacacgcgaaataagttttccgtctgccattttggcgcgacattgaacatggcacaacataatagcctagatcatatataagtagaagttagtatatatgatctaggataatagcacagtctactatatacagtcgcgaagctcaatatgtagtaaaaatgcaaacatgggtagttgcccaccactaggatcgccactatcgcctcatcatcgcagatctctttcctagcagccgacaaaatatgttacacttttgttgtcgtgttcttttggaaaaattaacaccttccttccattattgaaatattaaatgcataaagttaatttattattttaatgaagtatattaaattccaccataaactcgaagatactatacctgcaagaaataagttaatataatttttgtttgtgcaaaacgaactcaaatttactataatcgcttcactcattcaagattatagcgataattaactatgaaaccaataaatattaatttgcatttctctttacaacaataataatggaaatatgaattaatggagtaacttacgtgtaccggtacttgtagtgtaggcttacgtagttaacaaagtgggatgaggttaagcaataataatcacaccagaattggaaataaaacgtgatcaataaattttattgtaacagactttttctacgtctctagtaaagcaacaaatgaaaataacaacaaaattaacaactataattaaaaacatatcctttgaaaaaaaaagtaggcctaagcaataataatcccaccagaattgaaaataaaacgtgatcaataaatttcattaaaataaacttaatttttctacgtctttagtaaaataacatataaaaaaaataacaaaattaatagctacaattaaaaatatatcctctgaaaaaaaaagtagacctaacctttatttctctggaaatttagcagcctaagtgacagaactttaaccggtatctaatgtcctttcggttagactgaaacatttcattgtgaaatttaaggatataatttattctaacagtcacaaagaacttcaaattaacagttttgtttttgcacagcattcttgtggaaacccaggaacctttctgaatctttcggaaatcggaaaaaggataactctggcctctttctcttactgttgctacaatttatagcactacaaacgtctcctccttgtcccatattattattccaattattatattttagccattaacattttcattataaccaatagcGAACATTGCACAAGCATAAATATGAAatacgagctagcactcgatagaaatacgacacagtccaaagtcgaccatggacagtctattgtttctagttgctaaccgcttggaacgctttatcacgagatttgcaaaaaaaactcaagcttcgcgactgtatatagtagactgtgataatagtaaagcgtggttcagacggtgcgtgtttctgtgatggattctaAGGTGGCTGCGCGAATGGGTAGACTGCGTGCTCACTGGCTGGCTCCCGAGTTGCacacggtgatggtagttgttcacacggagctggctctttttcacagttcaaattggaaaatcatctgctgcttcatctgttgccaacactcatggtcaaaaagaaactaaaccgtgagtggaaaacaactaaattgCTAcattaaagcctggttcagacggtgcgtgtttctgtgatgtattccaaggtggctgcgcggatgcgTAGCCTGCGTgctgactggctggctcccgtgttgcttaaggtgatggtagttgttcacacggagctggcgcttttcacagttcaaattggaaaattatctgctgcttcatctgttgccaacactaatggtcagaaagaaactaaaccgtgagtggaaacaactaagtcctacattaacagtagtaaatgtcgtaataaagtaattaagccataagtgcaaaacagttaaagtccgatatttaattgtcgtttcttagaaactaaagaatatagaaaaaaaaaaaacaggtttggttggaaaacaacgaacatggcgacatggtttcggtcacagtctactatatacagtcgcgaagctcaatatgtagtaaaaatgcaaacatgagtagttgcccaccactaggatcgcctaatcatcgcagatctctctctctctcctagcagacgacaaaatatgttacactttcgatgtcgtgttcttttggaaaaattaacgccttccttccattattgaaatattaaatgcataaagttaatttattattttaattaagtatattaaattccaccataaactcgaagatacctgcaagaaataggttaatattatttttgtttgtgcaaaacgaactcaaatttactataatcgcttcactcattcaagattatagcgataattaactatgaaaccaataaatattaatttgcatttccctttacaacaataataatggaaatatgaattaatggagtaacttacgtgtaccggtacttgtagtgtaggcttacgtagttaacaaagtgggatgaggttaagcaataataatcacaccagaattggaaataaaacgtgatcaataaattttattgtaacagactttttctacgtctctagtaaagtaacaaataaaaataacaaaattaacagctataattaaaaacatatcctttgaaaaaaaaagtaggcctaagcaataataatcccatcagaattgaaaataaaacgtgatcaataaatttaattaaaacaaacttaatttgtctacgtctctagtaaaatattattattccaattattgtattttacccattaacattttcattacaaccaataacaatatttcataagcatcaatgtgaaacacgcaacgagctagcactcgatggaaatacgacacagtccaaagtcgaccgtggacagtctattgtttctagttgctaaccgcttggagcgctttatcacgagatttgcaaaaaatcacctcaagcttcgcgactgtatatagtagactgtggtttcggTGGTGATATTATacgatcatctttggtttccaacctgcaaaccatcacgaaaaataacaAGGAAGCTAACCTcggaaatccagcaagctagccatccaggGTACCCATCCgcgtagccaccttggaatccatcacagaaacacgcaccgtctgaaccgggcttaacttAGCGTCGTGTTTTCAATTTGCTTCGAAACAGCCACTTTATAGACTATCTTTCTAGCTCGTTAAAATCTCCACATTGTGCCAATTTCTAGACATCAATTGCATCAATGATTTTGTTTTGTGAGTACTTCCAAGAGATGGCATGAAAGTACATATTGGAgtagtttattattactattattggtaTTTGCAGTCCTCAATAATCACAAAATTCTTAAACATTGCCGGCGTATGACACGTGTTTACTTTTACGTGATGTTTTCGTAACGAAGAATAATATTTTGGTCCGCATGCGTTCGTCTAGTTCCAATTGTAAACGAGATCGAATGATTTTGCATATGCCACGTTCTAGTTTTGCGTTATCTATTCAGTGAGCGAGTGGTGTGTGTTTTGACGTTATTTAGTATGATTGTCAGGAATATGAGGCTTCATATCGGAGCTATTTTATATCTCTTAACGTTACTTATTTTCAACTTTGATTATGTTATTGGTTTAGGTGATGTTATATATGCTATTAATGCAGGGGGCGAAGCCCACACGGATAGTTTAGGAGTGAGATATGAGAGAGACCCTTTGCAAGGGAAAGTGGGAACTGCTTCAGATTATGGAAAACGACTTTTGATAGGACGTGTGCCCCCAAATGACCATATTCTGTATCAGACAGAGAGATATCATCATAGTACTTTTGGATATGACATCCCAATTAATGAAGATGGTGATTATGTTATGATTTTGAAGTTTTGTGAAGTGTACTTCAATGCTCCAAATATGAAGGTTAGATCACTATTTTGTAACTTCATAACAAGGTAATATGAGGCTGTATCGTAGCCAGAGGTGAAACAATTACAGTTCTTCTTTTtgagtgaaatctaaaattctAATTCTATGGTACCTAGGCTAATTATGAACACTAGCTAATTAGTGCATATGTAAGCTACTGATCCCCGACTCATCAGGCGAAAATCATTGGCATTAACTGAtgttagcctatttatttaaacTCTTCCTTTAGCTAATTTATGGAATATTGGACATGACTTCGGAATTCGTTGAAGATCATGTCCAAAATTTAATGCATTTCGTTTTTCCATACTTTCTAGTACTACATGGTTATATTAttcattaggctattattattattatcatcattataatcggGTGGTAACAGAAGAACTAGACCAAAGGAGGCACCAAGTTTTCTTTAAGAATTGCGTGAGTTACAAGTAGTATAGAGTAGACCACTAAGCACGTGGTTTTTCCGGCATCCAATACTTACATTTCACAGAATAACCTAGAACTACCAACTCATCTATTGTATGTagtaatgaatgtatgtatgccACCATATTGTTCACATCAGACAACACGGAGTGAAGAGGtcaatatttaaatatgaaacacGATTGTTAAGCCGAAATAGAAATGCTTTCTTGTAGGTGCAGTCCAGAATTCCCCCCTCCCCCCGTCCCCATCCACTATCCAGAAATTTGCACCTGGACCTTGAGCAAACTTAAATATAGGTCTACCGTACTTAAATTACATGTCTCATCAGCACATGCCATTATGGAGGTGATACGTCCATTTATTACTATGTACGAAAGGTGAATAGTTCTAGGTTATTCTGTGGAAAGTAAAAGCACGTGCTTAGTACTCTATTCCGTTAGCAGTATGCAACTGTTAAAGAAAAATGGTGCTTCCTTTGGTCTAGTTTTCCTGTAGAATTAAATGACTACAAATTTTCAGTCTTTATACATCTGTGTAGAGGTCAGTATTACATATAGtagtggagtaacggctagcacgtctggccgcgaaaccaggtggcccgggttcgattcccagtcgggacaagttacttggttgaggttttttccgaagttttccctcaacccaatatgagcaaatgctgggtaactgtgggtgctggaccccggactcatttcaccggcattatcaccttcatctcattcagacgctaaataacctaagctgttgataaagcgtcgtaaaataacctagtaaaataaaatacatatagtagtagggtgaccagatttccgaaataaaaaaaaaacgggacacttattaaagttgacatgagTCAACATTTTGTCTAAACATTCTTGCTTGTGTTTATATGTCAGTGAGCAGTAAGGTCCAGTTTTAAAGCAACAAATGCTACAttgtttacaataactaggctatagTAATTATGTAAGTACAGTATGTACCAGTAATAAAATAGCATGTTACTTGGCTTAAGTGattgttgacaattttttatattctaacttgtctggattaattaggttaacttagctgtttaaaaatacttcaagtTAATTGGATCTTACATCAtatccatgtcactgtattctgaacttatttcataacaaaattttttgCCTTTTATTACctttttaactattttaaaattttctatgAAGAACAACTGTAAAATCTGCATAATATTTTTTTGATGGGTGAATTTGCTCTAGAAAtgttggcctttccttcaggaaactatagaagtccatgcatgacaagttacctggttgaggttttttccaaggttttccctcaacccaatatgagcaaatgctgggtaactattggtgctggactccggactcatttcatcggcatcagcaccttcacttcattcagatgtTAATTAACGGATGTTGATATAGCATcataaaaataacctactaaaaaagagCCAGTTTCCTCGAACTTTGTTCCAGGCTGTTATTGTTTAGCTTATCtgttgatagatttgtatgataCACTGTTACAATTGACTAGGTTTTAGAAAATTCAGAACACAAAGGCTTTCTGTTCACCTGAAAACACCATGTTCACACACTACTATCTTCTAGTGGAGAAATGGGTAACTATGCCACGACTTCTATCATGAAAAAAAAACTTCCGCGTTTCTTCTACCCATTGGATGCATTTATCTCTATAATGTGGGTATGCTACTGCTTGGCCAAGCTTCAAAACCCGAGAGGGACTTAAGTAACACTGTATACAATTCCTGTTATCAAATTTTTTAGAGTTCCTTATTGTTTATTCCATCTCGGTCTCATGAGAATTGGGCAGACACTAAGATGGTTATCTGACTCAGTTCCTGGTCCTCTGTAAGCTCCTGTGTCTAGTATTTGACTCGAAGCTGCTAGCTTTCCACGTATATTTATGGCTGAACATGGTGTTCATGATCTTAAACTGGTTAAACAGTACAAAGTTGATTAGTCTTGctcagtctgtttttttttttatgaattagtTCTCCATGAGTTTCTGTATGTCGACCCAATATTCCATTATCAATTCTGGCATTAAAGTCTCCCAGTATTATAAGcataattttttacaagttttttGTACAGTAGATACTTCATTAcagaagtcatttttttttctttcttgtcctACTGGAGTATAAACGCCTAGCACTCTTATACATTCTCGTGAGAGTCCCACTCTCACTTATATTCTCTCATTCAAAAATATATCACTGTGTATTGTGTCTCAAGAATTTGAGTACCATAAGTGCTATTCCTGCTTTTGCTCTCATTTATTTCTTAACCCAACAATAAATCtctatataattttgaatttttttttgtatcctgcagtagttttttttatatgagagctattgatttttttttaaatatcaaactGTGTTCCTCATTGTATGTAGTGGCTTGCACATTTCATATAGCAAACTTCATGAAATTTAGTGTAAATAAAAGGGTACTAGTGTGAAtagtaagaaaagaaaaattaaaattaggtacGTACATTTAAATGTAGTTTTGCTTTTTAAATACTATAAATGTACAATCGTATAACTAAAATAAAGAATCAAGAATTTAAAATTcagtgaaagttattttcttctgaGAAAATAACAAGTCACACACTGATCAGCTGCTGTCCGTGATTGCTTTTAGGTGTTCGATGTGGTGCTGAACGGAGACCACACAATTGTTCCAGACTTGGATATCTTTGACAGAGTGGGGAATGGCATTGCCCATGACGAATATGTTCCATTCAGTGTTATAAAGGGTAGGCTGTACTACAATGAGGAAGAGTCGGACATCAGAGGGGGCAAGATCAGAGTCGAGTTTATTAAGGTAGGTCCATGCACCTTAGAAATGAtgacttttatttcattgcatcACTTCCGAATTGAGTGGTTCAGGAGAACAGGCTAACTCATTCTAACAGTGTTGATTCGATGGAAAAATTAAATCCTACTCTAAGCTGTGCAACATTTATAATTGAGGTATTAAGTTACATAAGTGTTTTAAACGGAATGGAATTCACCAGAGCGAAACACGTCGATAAAGGAAAAGATAGCGCACAACAACAAAAAGGAGCTCTGAGGACACTACTATGGAATGCAGAGGGAATTATAAACGCAATACAAATGACGCCAGACAATATGTTCCAGCCATATGACGCAGTGATTCTAACGGAAACCTTTTTAACGAAGGAATGGCATACAGAGAACTTCTAATCTATTAACTCTCTCGCTACACAAGGGGTATATGGAAGACCGAAAGGCGGCATCACATTGCTCCTAAGAGCCAGGCTATCGCCATTCAACATTATGTTAAAAACAGATAATATTCTAATGGTCAAAACTAATCTGTGTGTCATCATATGCGCATACTTTCAGCCGGACTACAGACAGGAAGACATCATAGACGAGTTGACAACAGCACTAAATTCAATACCGCGAAAAGCACCAGTGATACTCGCAGGAGACTTCCACTGTAGAATCGACGCAGAACGCCACAAATCAAAAGCAGTAATCAGCTTCCTAGAAGAAGGGCTCACGCTGATTAACAAGAAAGAAGCCAAAACATACATCAGTTTCAACGGGTGCAGCACAATCGACTTAGTCTTTAGTAACCAAGAAGCATCGCGACAGCAAGTGTTAGAAAGTGTAGTCACGAGGAAACATCTACCAGTGGACACAACATATGTCGCCAATGCACCagcaaagaaacaagaaagaGTGAAGATAAGGAGAGAACTGGATCTAGCTGCAATAGAAAAAACGGACACCAAAGAAATATCAGACACCATACAAAATTGCAACATAGAGGAGGCAGTACAAATTATGGAACGGTGCATCCAAGACGCAACTCTGAAAAGCAATCGGCAGAACAGAAGGGCGCAACCTTGGTTCAATCAAGAGTGTTACAAAGCAAGGAAACACACAATGATGGCACTAAAGAAAGCACTCAGCACAGAAACAGTGGAGCACCTACAGAGATACAGCGTCAGCAGACGAGAATACAAGAACTTAATAAAACGGACAAAAGAAAACTTCCAGGAGGAAGAAGAACACAAACAAATAGAAGAGGCAGAGCAACAATGGTACAAGGCTATATCACCAAGACAACCACGCTTCCCGAAGGATATACCAATGACTGTATGGGAGAATCATTTCAGAAACGTACTCCAGAACAGAGAAACCCGACCCAAACTGGAGCACATAGATACAGACGTGGTACCATTCACCGTAGGAGAAGTAGAACAAGCAATGCACGCGGCAAAAGTGAAGAAAGCCTGCGGCCTAGACAAGATCTTTAACGAACACCTAAAGACCACGGCAACATATTTCAGAGAAATATGGACAACAATCTACAATAAATGCCTAGAAGAAGGAAAAATTCCAGAGAACTGGAGGTGTGCAACACTAAAAGTCCTGTACAAAGGCAAAGGTAATATAAGTGACCCAAATTCATACAGGGGCATAGCCCTGGAATGCGCACCATTTAAGATACTGACAAGTCTAAT from Periplaneta americana isolate PAMFEO1 chromosome 15, P.americana_PAMFEO1_priV1, whole genome shotgun sequence harbors:
- the LOC138715779 gene encoding malectin; this encodes MIVRNMRLHIGAILYLLTLLIFNFDYVIGLGDVIYAINAGGEAHTDSLGVRYERDPLQGKVGTASDYGKRLLIGRVPPNDHILYQTERYHHSTFGYDIPINEDGDYVMILKFCEVYFNAPNMKVFDVVLNGDHTIVPDLDIFDRVGNGIAHDEYVPFSVIKGRLYYNEEESDIRGGKIRVEFIKGYRDNPKINAICVMKGKIEDIPKLPPVPSEPEAEEYREEIEDKKSAKNRRPSGPRTPDPYSVDDSSIMLPVFVAIGAFIPLLFCLCKL